TTTCATATATGattatcctttttctttttcgtaGTGTTATGAACAACAAAagctttttgatttttaagaTAGTATCTCAAGTATTGGTAGCATTGCTCTAATTGCAATATAAACGTCTATTTAAACTTGTTTGTAAGGCTTTCATATTTTTGTCTGTGTTTTTAAGGGCTCCATTATATGATATTCATACTTGGCCTTTAAAAATCTACGGACGGTATTGGTTCTCCATGTACTCCATTTCCTTTAGCttgtatatatttctaattAGGTGCTCTACATTTATCCTCATATAAGATTGTGATTAACAGTGTCAATTCGAATAAAGATGCAAGTATGGTACAGAATGTGCTGTCAccagaagagaaagaaaaacttCAGGTGAAGTTCATAATTAGAAGCcgaataacttttttatataatttttatatgttcttTATTGAGATAATTATCTCTTTAAACTATCAATTAGTAGATGTATGAACACCAGGTGCATCAATATCCATTCTGGGTCCCCAAATAGTAAATGTATTTTagtaaaaactcaaaaaattgaCTGTCTATTGATCCTCTGGGTAGGTAGAGAGGGAACTTGAATCTTTATAGACCGACTTATGACAAAGGGTTACCATTGGAGAATTAGTTTAGTAATCAGCATGATATAATCATTTTGTTTATGCTAAAGTTATTCCATAACATACAATCAAAAGTTGCTTCATATATAAGTATTGTATGTTTTGAAAGGTTCATTTTTACATTCCTTGCAGACACAAGtacaagaatatgagatgacgCTTAGCACCTCCCCAGATGATCCTGTTGCTCGTGAAGTAAGTTGATTCTCGGTTTGTGCcacttattaatttaaatttatcgGCATTCACATTTGGGTTTTCTTCTTCTATTTTGATAGATTTAGATTCggttttacttttctttttttttcgttttgaaAATTGATATTTGCCTTTAATGTTTAAGACATAACTTTAGTATCTTTTAGATACTTCACCATTCCTGTTGTTTTTGGGGAATCCCAAATGTATTTGACTAGCCCTGTAGGTTTACTGAACTTAGATAACGTGTGTATGTATCGTAGCATATCCGTAAGGTACGCCACATTTCCCAGTTTACGAGTGGTACCAGATAGTAGTTTATTTGTATATCATACCTATTTGTTCTAAAGTTTACTAAAACAGAACACTTCTTCGCCTGTAGGGATTAGCTGTTACATTAACAGAACTGGGAGAGTATACCCGGGCTGCATCCATGCTTGAAGATCTGACCAAGGTTGGTCTTGACATGTCATGTACACGATAAATGTTGATCTTCAATAGATTTATGTACACTTACATATGAATTTATAATTTGGTTATCAGACGAAACCAGACCCTGAGGCTTTCCGTTTACTTGGTGaagtaaaatatgaaatgaAGGACTATGAAGGTAGTGTTGCTGCCTATAAGAGTTCGGCAAAGGTTAGTTCTCCCTATAGCCAGTTCTATATTGTAGTACGTAAACAAATTGCTCTTTACTTGGTACAAGTTTTTATGTTAGCAAATAAAGTACCAAAGTAGGGTTTTATgcaaaagatgatgttgtttaaGTATGTATTTGTGTCCTATGTGTGTAATCGTATCTGAGAATGCATAAGTGTTTCTCctgtaacaataataatactgtCAACAGTTGTTGTCCTGTGCCTAACAGATATCACAAAAAATGAACTTCGAAGTTTTGCGTGGTCTCACGAATGCATTGCTTGCTACTAAGAAACCCGATGAGGTAAATCTAGCTTgaaaattcaccaaaaaaagCAATGTTGCAATACTATGGGGCAGCTAGTAATGAAGATGGTAAtaactttcttttatttacCGATTACTCAGGCTGTTAAGCTCCTCCTGGCATCTCGTGATAGTTTGGAAAGAGAAAAGTCAAATCAGGGAAACATTGGAGCTGATGGTAGCCAAATAGATATGCAACCTCAATTGGACCCTATTCAAGTGAGTTGCTCATTTGCATAAGCTATAATACGACAGTTTGAGCCTATATAACTTGCGAACATATATCAAAGTTGTTACCATTAGCTGTacgttttatatatttgttcccACATAACCAGCAATTCCATGATACATACCTAGACCCTTATAATAACTATTCCGCCAAGCCAATTAAATGAAGATTGActtttgaatacattttctGTTTTCGTGTCTGGTGGAAGTGGTACTTTTTTAATCacaattaataacttttttcatATTGTACTATTTCATAGATTGAATTACTTCTTGGGAAAGCATACTCAGACTGGGGACACGTCAGCGATGCTGTGTCTGTATATGACCAACTTATCTCTAGCCACCCGGATGACTTTCGGGGTTACTTAGCAAAGGTTTATACTTTAATACTTTCTTTGTCCAATTAGTTGGCACTTCCGACTTCCAAAACCCATTACCTCTAATAAGTTAAACCTCCTGCAGGGAATTATTCTGAAAGCAAATGGAAAAACTGGAGATGCAGAGAGGATGTTTATACAAGTATCAATCTTCAAATAACCTCCATCTATTGATTATAAAATAGGAAGTTTATAATAATTGAGCACCCTTTCCATGAAGAGTTTTATGACACAAGTGAATGCATTGTTACTTGCAGGCTCGGTTTTTTGCACCAGAGGGAGCCAAGGCAATTGTGGATCGCTACTCGAGATAATACTTTGTAAAATTTGACTTGGATTTGGCTATCCTGATATAATGAGCATGATTCATGTTTGTGAGAGTGCCTATTGTATCCTGGCGAAGGATTGGATATTTTGGCTATGGGAAAGTTTGAGTTGAAGTCTTGTCAACCTAATCAGCCGTAAATAGTTCAAGACAAAGATTTCACTCGGCAATCATCAACTTACAATTTTTGATCGAGTGCAGCTGATAAGCGTGTCAAATGTATAATGTAGAAAGTGGAGTCTCCATGAACAAACAATATAATGGttgatatattatttaagatattttttacagtttttttttgtcaatcaCATGTACTCGGCTAGTCGGCTTGTTTTTGACATCAAGAATAAAGTTTCTCACTGAAACATGTTACCACCACTGTCACCATCGAGCGACCATCCAACACGGTTATTGACCTGCATTTAGCGTCTGGATTGACTCACAACGGGGTCGCATTATTGCAATCGAGGATACTAGATTGTCCAATGTAATTTGATACCAACAAACAATACAACATTCAAAAGGTTGGT
The sequence above is drawn from the Erigeron canadensis isolate Cc75 chromosome 4, C_canadensis_v1, whole genome shotgun sequence genome and encodes:
- the LOC122597826 gene encoding uncharacterized protein LOC122597826, which gives rise to MFTHSYICSSSRRPMLHYHSTFYPSSNRDVIFLGGVGHFSIIRCNSSSSSSDSNSGKGFDKASKTSTARGNGKDKGKGGALPRQRKSVSQQPGSIPNQAPATYSRVDGTSKNFPSDIQFEERLQAVKRSAINQKKAEEKNLYGAIDYDAPVASEPSKIGLGTKIGVGVAVVVFGLVFALGDFLPSGSVNSNKDASMVQNVLSPEEKEKLQTQVQEYEMTLSTSPDDPVAREGLAVTLTELGEYTRAASMLEDLTKTKPDPEAFRLLGEVKYEMKDYEGSVAAYKSSAKISQKMNFEVLRGLTNALLATKKPDEAVKLLLASRDSLEREKSNQGNIGADGSQIDMQPQLDPIQIELLLGKAYSDWGHVSDAVSVYDQLISSHPDDFRGYLAKGIILKANGKTGDAERMFIQARFFAPEGAKAIVDRYSR